From a region of the Flavobacterium branchiarum genome:
- a CDS encoding glyceraldehyde-3-phosphate dehydrogenase yields the protein MSKKSLYQKEVSFQVDRRKAGVELIKIISDLWYDKSIEMVLFKNQLLDKNVSDIINLHQYAGEFVGKPITVFDSVEIARVVLSLKLPPAKIDIGKLTYEYRLEDEKYPDARHFVIEKLKDAKSTEEIQPKDVVLYGFGRIGRLLARELMSKTGKGNQLRLRAIVIRDKSELANLEKRASLLRYDSIHGDFQGSVTADPKNNALIINGTTVHVISANSPEEIDYTLYGINNALVIDNTGAFTTQEALSRHLVSKGVDKVLLTAPGKGIPNIVHGVNHNEYNPDENDIFSAASCTTNAITPILKAIEDTLGVTKGHLETIHAYTNDQNLVDNMHKKHRRGRAAALNMVITETGAGSAVAKALPSLEGKLTSNAIRVPVPNGSLVVLNLDVKKATSIAGINKIMKKYALEGELVEQIKYSLNTELVSSDIIGTSAPSIYDSNATIVSKDGKSIVLYIWYDNEYGYSHQVIRLAKYIAKVRRFTYY from the coding sequence ATGAGCAAAAAATCTTTGTACCAAAAAGAAGTATCATTTCAAGTCGACAGACGAAAAGCCGGAGTAGAATTGATTAAAATCATAAGCGATTTATGGTATGACAAATCCATCGAAATGGTTTTGTTTAAAAATCAATTACTAGACAAAAATGTAAGCGACATTATCAACTTGCATCAATATGCAGGAGAATTTGTAGGTAAACCAATTACTGTTTTTGACTCTGTAGAAATTGCAAGAGTTGTTTTATCTCTAAAATTACCACCTGCCAAAATAGATATCGGAAAGTTGACTTATGAATATCGCTTGGAGGATGAAAAATATCCTGACGCTCGTCATTTTGTAATTGAAAAACTTAAAGATGCTAAATCAACTGAAGAAATTCAGCCTAAAGATGTTGTTCTTTATGGTTTTGGTAGAATTGGTCGCTTATTGGCTAGAGAATTAATGTCGAAAACTGGAAAAGGGAATCAATTGCGATTAAGAGCTATTGTTATTCGCGACAAAAGTGAACTTGCTAATCTTGAAAAAAGAGCTTCTTTATTGAGATACGATTCTATTCATGGAGATTTCCAAGGATCTGTAACTGCCGACCCTAAGAATAATGCTTTAATAATTAACGGAACCACTGTACACGTTATTTCAGCAAATTCTCCTGAAGAAATAGATTATACACTATATGGTATCAACAATGCTTTGGTAATTGACAACACTGGGGCTTTTACTACGCAAGAAGCATTAAGCAGGCATTTAGTTTCTAAAGGTGTTGACAAAGTTTTACTTACTGCCCCTGGTAAGGGAATACCAAATATTGTACATGGTGTAAACCATAATGAATATAATCCTGATGAAAATGATATTTTCTCGGCGGCATCATGTACTACAAATGCTATTACTCCTATTTTAAAAGCAATAGAAGATACACTTGGAGTTACCAAAGGACATCTCGAAACCATTCATGCCTATACAAATGACCAGAATCTGGTTGATAATATGCACAAAAAACACCGCCGTGGTAGAGCTGCTGCTTTAAATATGGTTATTACCGAAACTGGTGCTGGAAGTGCTGTTGCAAAAGCATTGCCTTCGCTTGAAGGTAAATTAACATCAAATGCAATCCGCGTTCCTGTTCCTAATGGCTCTCTTGTTGTATTAAATCTTGATGTAAAGAAAGCAACTTCGATTGCTGGAATTAATAAAATAATGAAAAAATATGCGCTTGAAGGGGAACTGGTTGAGCAAATAAAATACTCTTTGAATACGGAGTTAGTTTCTTCGGATATAATTGGCACTTCGGCACCATCTATCTATGACAGTAACGCTACAATAGTTTCTAAAGATGGAAAAAGCATTGTATTATATATATGGTATGATAATGAATATGGCTATAGCCATCAAGTGATTCGATTAGCCAAATACATCGCCAAAGTGAGACGTTTTACTTATTACTAG